From a single Vibrio tubiashii genomic region:
- the cobU gene encoding bifunctional adenosylcobinamide kinase/adenosylcobinamide-phosphate guanylyltransferase, with the protein MTIHLVLGGARSGKSSFAEAQTDMMSAHKTKHYVATAIAFDEEMRNRIAHHQASRGESWVEHECPVDLVKLIPQFNSSDVILIDCLTLWLNNVIYNEGETLTEVEIKQRVDALVLALQQAKANILLVSNEVGLGVIPLGEISRLFVDHAGWMNQAIAKIADKVTFVAAGLPMTLKESNDFE; encoded by the coding sequence ATGACGATTCATTTGGTATTAGGTGGTGCTCGTTCGGGCAAGTCTAGTTTTGCGGAAGCTCAGACTGACATGATGAGCGCGCATAAAACGAAACACTATGTGGCGACTGCGATTGCATTTGACGAAGAGATGAGAAATCGCATTGCACATCACCAAGCTTCTCGCGGTGAAAGCTGGGTCGAGCATGAGTGTCCCGTTGATTTAGTTAAGCTCATCCCGCAGTTTAATTCTTCAGATGTGATACTGATAGATTGTCTGACCTTATGGCTGAATAATGTCATCTACAACGAGGGTGAAACACTTACTGAAGTTGAAATTAAGCAGCGGGTAGATGCGCTGGTACTCGCTCTTCAACAGGCAAAAGCAAATATACTGCTCGTCTCGAACGAAGTGGGGCTAGGGGTGATTCCTCTGGGTGAAATTTCACGTTTGTTTGTCGATCACGCAGGTTGGATGAACCAAGCGATTGCCAAGATTGCAGATAAGGTGACATTTGTTGCCGCAGGTTTACCGATGACGTTGAAAGAGAGCAATGACTTTGAATAA
- the btuC gene encoding vitamin B12 ABC transporter permease BtuC gives MEFTQLLDRRRQRWMRFGLLFIVSLLLISSLYLVVGEVFISPFRELSSLQEQLILQLRLPRLFAAIAVGAALAVSGAVLQVLLGNVLAEPGVLGISGGASVLMVLVLFFIPALATPVGFMLAAVVGALAFTLLLVFVAKSMRLTTTRLLLVGVALGILSGAVVTWAFYFSDDLSLRQLMYWLMGSIGAASWYHHVLTLILIPVLIWLCCKGTLLDKLMMGEQHAKQLGIDVDEARWKLIFAVSILVGGAVALGGVIGFVGLVVPHLLRLAFGSENRYLLPISALAGATLVVFADLIARTALNSAELPLGVVTTSIGAPIFIWMLVSNHDSR, from the coding sequence ATGGAATTTACTCAGCTCTTGGATCGTAGGCGTCAAAGGTGGATGCGCTTTGGCCTACTGTTTATCGTTTCTTTATTACTCATCAGCAGCTTATATTTAGTTGTTGGCGAGGTGTTCATCTCTCCCTTTCGAGAACTCTCTTCTCTTCAAGAGCAATTGATTCTTCAGCTTCGCCTACCGAGGTTGTTTGCCGCGATTGCTGTGGGTGCAGCTTTGGCCGTTTCTGGGGCGGTACTTCAAGTCTTATTGGGCAATGTGCTAGCCGAACCAGGCGTGTTAGGTATCTCTGGTGGCGCCAGTGTGCTTATGGTGTTGGTGCTATTCTTTATCCCCGCGTTAGCAACTCCAGTTGGCTTTATGCTTGCTGCCGTAGTTGGGGCGTTAGCGTTTACGCTGCTTTTAGTCTTTGTAGCCAAGAGTATGCGATTGACCACAACACGACTTCTTCTGGTTGGCGTAGCATTAGGCATACTTTCTGGTGCAGTGGTCACATGGGCATTTTATTTCAGTGATGATCTTAGTCTACGCCAGCTCATGTATTGGCTAATGGGCAGTATCGGCGCAGCGAGTTGGTATCACCACGTGCTAACGCTGATTTTAATCCCAGTACTTATCTGGTTGTGTTGTAAAGGCACACTGTTAGATAAGCTAATGATGGGAGAACAGCATGCTAAGCAACTTGGCATTGATGTCGATGAAGCGCGTTGGAAGCTGATTTTCGCTGTGTCTATCTTAGTCGGCGGCGCGGTTGCACTGGGCGGAGTCATCGGCTTTGTTGGTCTGGTTGTTCCTCATCTACTTAGGCTCGCATTCGGTAGCGAAAACCGCTATCTATTGCCAATTTCGGCCCTTGCAGGGGCAACCTTAGTGGTGTTTGCCGACCTTATTGCTCGTACGGCGCTCAACTCTGCCGAGTTACCATTAGGTGTCGTGACTACGTCAATAGGTGCCCCTATCTTTATTTGGATGCTGGTGAGTAATCATGATTCACGTTAA
- a CDS encoding MFS transporter, giving the protein MIELKTKQYRQVTFSLALGSFLVFCNLYLFQPMLPYMAQHFEVTETQVNWVFAASTLALSVSLVPWAVASESIGRRNVMLLGLIAMPFVGLAMLISESIVMLVLLRALLGIALAAFASVAVAYMVEELSVKAFSQAIGGYIAANSLGGITGRIVGGTLTDAFGWQQAVISMAAFTLIGALVVAFCLPKQNNFTPQRGMLRYHNRAVVKHLQNNTIWIAMLIGGVNFALFVNLYSVMGFRLVAAPHNLPIGLASLIFLCYLSGTLSSKLTSVWSKRHQSVSGMVTGTVISLLGMLVAYVDSLAFMMMGLLLISFGAFFTHTLAYAWVSQKATHAKATATALYLVHYYVGGSIGGFFLIYCWQHGGWSYVIAGGSLLYATIFALCHKLSKWEEHKPQLEDSAILAPNSKLEAK; this is encoded by the coding sequence ATGATTGAGCTAAAAACCAAACAATATCGGCAAGTTACCTTTAGCCTAGCTTTAGGCTCTTTTCTCGTTTTCTGTAATCTTTACTTGTTTCAACCCATGCTGCCCTACATGGCTCAGCACTTCGAAGTAACAGAAACACAAGTTAACTGGGTGTTCGCAGCAAGTACGCTTGCCTTATCCGTCTCTTTGGTCCCTTGGGCAGTAGCTTCGGAATCTATCGGGCGTCGAAACGTCATGTTGCTTGGTTTGATCGCAATGCCCTTTGTTGGTTTAGCAATGCTCATCAGCGAGTCGATTGTAATGCTTGTTTTACTTCGAGCTTTGTTGGGCATTGCACTAGCCGCTTTTGCGTCTGTTGCTGTGGCCTACATGGTGGAAGAACTGTCAGTCAAAGCGTTCAGTCAAGCCATCGGCGGCTATATTGCGGCTAACTCTTTAGGTGGCATCACGGGTCGTATTGTCGGCGGTACCCTAACCGATGCGTTCGGCTGGCAACAAGCAGTTATCAGCATGGCGGCATTCACCCTAATTGGCGCGCTTGTGGTCGCATTTTGCTTACCTAAGCAAAACAATTTCACTCCGCAACGGGGCATGCTTCGCTATCACAATCGCGCTGTGGTTAAGCATCTACAGAACAATACAATTTGGATCGCGATGTTGATTGGCGGAGTAAACTTCGCACTGTTTGTTAACCTCTATTCCGTGATGGGATTCCGTCTCGTCGCAGCGCCACATAACTTACCGATCGGATTAGCATCACTGATCTTCCTTTGTTATCTCTCTGGAACCTTAAGTTCTAAACTCACTTCCGTGTGGAGTAAACGACACCAAAGCGTCTCTGGCATGGTAACAGGAACCGTCATCAGTCTATTAGGTATGCTTGTCGCCTATGTGGATTCTTTAGCCTTTATGATGATGGGATTGTTGCTTATTAGCTTCGGCGCATTTTTCACCCACACCTTGGCATACGCTTGGGTCAGCCAAAAAGCTACACACGCAAAAGCAACCGCAACGGCACTGTATCTGGTTCACTACTATGTTGGTGGCAGTATTGGCGGTTTCTTCTTGATCTATTGTTGGCAACATGGTGGGTGGAGTTATGTGATCGCTGGGGGGTCATTGCTCTACGCGACTATTTTTGCTCTGTGCCACAAGCTATCAAAATGGGAAGAGCACAAGCCACAGCTTGAAGATTCTGCTATTCTTGCGCCAAATTCTAAATTGGAAGCAAAATGA
- a CDS encoding nucleoside triphosphate pyrophosphohydrolase family protein, translating to MHLSKLTNDIFDHLYRDISEFRSTFDLPVASPDSLDDKADTLHTSLAIEELTELAEADNKTEQADAIIDSVYVLMGRLVHLGHDKIEDNLAINYLIDLLLNVAVNRGIEFLPCWDEVHSSNMSKVCRNKKEYAETEAHYAEQGIKLMAVQKGDYIIAKCAEDFVSEGKTIRQGKVLKSVYYRPADLAPLTK from the coding sequence ATGCACCTTTCAAAACTGACCAACGATATTTTTGATCACCTTTACCGTGACATTTCTGAGTTTCGTAGTACTTTCGATTTACCTGTAGCTTCTCCTGATAGTTTAGACGATAAAGCAGACACACTGCATACTTCTCTAGCTATCGAAGAGCTAACAGAACTTGCGGAAGCGGATAATAAGACAGAACAAGCGGACGCTATCATCGACAGCGTTTATGTTTTGATGGGACGTTTGGTGCACCTAGGCCACGATAAGATTGAAGATAACCTCGCGATCAACTACCTCATCGACTTACTGCTTAATGTTGCCGTAAATCGTGGAATTGAGTTTTTACCATGTTGGGATGAAGTGCATTCAAGCAATATGAGTAAAGTATGCCGCAACAAAAAAGAATACGCGGAAACCGAAGCGCATTATGCAGAGCAAGGCATCAAGCTGATGGCGGTACAAAAAGGTGATTACATCATCGCAAAATGTGCTGAAGACTTTGTTTCAGAAGGCAAGACAATTCGCCAAGGCAAAGTGCTGAAATCTGTTTACTACCGCCCTGCGGATTTAGCACCACTGACCAAATAG
- a CDS encoding histidine phosphatase family protein has product MTLNKADGSKVPKTINIYLLRHGKIVGEPALYGHTDIEVAPERQAEICSRLLEEQLDFSAVQTSPLKRCSDLAKLIHVQKPELELVVKSDWKETYFGELDGVPFEQAKSSWDLLDAFWQDPKQKPLPKAEPLGDFYRRISASWSAFTKTVDKDTLIVCHGGTIRMILAKILQLDWSNAALYSTLNIAHQSLTHIQITKADQDYFRVCMIGKPLIG; this is encoded by the coding sequence ATGACTTTGAATAAAGCTGATGGAAGCAAGGTGCCTAAGACGATCAATATCTATCTTCTCCGTCATGGAAAAATAGTCGGTGAGCCCGCACTTTATGGCCATACAGATATTGAGGTTGCACCTGAAAGGCAAGCAGAGATTTGCAGCCGTTTACTCGAAGAGCAGCTCGATTTTTCGGCTGTGCAAACTTCGCCACTCAAACGTTGCAGTGACCTAGCAAAGCTTATCCATGTTCAAAAGCCTGAATTGGAGCTTGTTGTTAAGTCTGATTGGAAAGAGACCTACTTTGGCGAGCTAGATGGTGTCCCTTTTGAACAGGCGAAGTCGTCATGGGATTTATTGGACGCATTTTGGCAAGACCCAAAGCAAAAACCATTGCCAAAGGCTGAACCGCTTGGCGATTTTTATCGCAGAATTTCAGCATCTTGGAGCGCATTTACTAAAACTGTCGACAAAGACACATTAATCGTCTGTCACGGCGGTACGATTAGAATGATTCTTGCAAAGATACTCCAGTTAGATTGGAGCAATGCCGCTCTCTACTCGACGTTAAACATTGCTCATCAATCTTTAACTCACATACAAATTACCAAAGCAGACCAAGACTACTTTCGCGTCTGCATGATAGGGAAACCGTTAATCGGATAG
- a CDS encoding sensor domain-containing diguanylate cyclase, which produces MVAESESEKVIRSLYQITNDYQKGFDIQVSQLIMMGLERFDLDIGILSHIEGNKYTVLHCVTPEGVELAVGDTFEFDQTYCEITCSSYAPVLIENMGENDKYATHPAYQAFGLESYIGVPIFIDDEIFGTLNFSSAIPYPRKFKEIDVDALKLMASWIEVELIRRKQEERLQQLNARLEYQAYHDALTGVANRRSMFKTVHLDIERMKLARGKGTLAVIDIDHFKRVNDTHGHQVGDNVLKKVATAIKAQLTESDFIARFGGEEFVIWLPEREVEMRRELVEKILTCVNSIEVDDKPITVSIGSCEFDFANLGHEQCDKATLDEIIHVADDNLYAAKEAGRNTSIHSSWCDSSTAHSEALK; this is translated from the coding sequence ATGGTCGCAGAGAGTGAAAGTGAGAAGGTGATACGCAGTTTGTATCAAATCACTAATGACTATCAGAAAGGGTTTGATATTCAGGTCAGTCAATTAATTATGATGGGCTTAGAGCGCTTCGACCTTGATATCGGTATTTTGTCTCACATCGAAGGCAACAAATATACTGTGCTTCACTGTGTAACTCCCGAAGGTGTCGAGTTAGCGGTGGGTGATACTTTCGAATTCGACCAAACCTATTGTGAAATCACCTGCAGCTCTTACGCACCGGTCTTAATTGAGAACATGGGCGAAAACGATAAGTATGCGACACACCCTGCCTATCAAGCGTTTGGTTTAGAATCTTATATTGGCGTTCCGATTTTCATTGATGATGAGATTTTTGGCACGCTTAATTTCTCCTCCGCAATTCCATATCCGCGTAAGTTTAAAGAGATTGATGTAGACGCACTTAAGTTGATGGCCTCATGGATCGAAGTAGAACTGATCCGCAGGAAACAGGAAGAGCGCTTACAGCAGCTCAATGCGCGCTTAGAGTATCAAGCTTATCACGATGCCCTAACGGGGGTTGCCAACCGCCGTAGCATGTTCAAAACCGTTCACCTAGATATCGAACGAATGAAGCTTGCACGTGGTAAGGGCACACTAGCGGTTATCGATATCGACCACTTTAAACGTGTCAATGATACCCACGGGCACCAGGTCGGTGACAATGTCCTGAAAAAGGTGGCGACAGCAATTAAAGCCCAGTTAACGGAAAGTGATTTTATTGCGCGTTTTGGTGGCGAGGAGTTTGTTATTTGGCTTCCAGAGCGAGAAGTGGAAATGCGGCGTGAGTTGGTCGAGAAGATACTTACTTGCGTCAATAGCATCGAAGTTGATGACAAGCCGATAACTGTTTCGATTGGTTCCTGCGAGTTTGATTTTGCCAACTTGGGGCATGAACAATGTGATAAGGCCACACTAGATGAAATTATTCACGTTGCGGATGATAACCTCTATGCCGCAAAAGAAGCGGGTCGCAATACCTCGATTCATTCAAGTTGGTGTGATTCCAGCACCGCTCACAGCGAGGCACTCAAATAG
- a CDS encoding LysR family transcriptional regulator — protein sequence MDSKHLKHFVAVADHENFTHAAKALHIAQPALSISIKKLEQSLGVELFRREDRKVSLTDEGTVLYDHAKRVLQQLDDAQLAINELKGLEKGEVRLGAPSMMGSYFFPEVLMAFKSRYPNLKLTLVDAGTRSIRQMLLDGELDIGVINDENVPDDLETDHLLQSEMVAVVSKDHEFARRKSISFEEFFDHELVMFKPGYFHRDFIENQATQCRKEMKFSFETNLLPMILSIVKHEFAITALLELVTQHEKDVVAVPFHDRVRLDLALAWRKDGYLSIADKTFIEFVKQYA from the coding sequence TTGGACTCGAAACATCTCAAACATTTTGTTGCGGTTGCAGACCACGAAAATTTTACTCATGCAGCAAAAGCATTGCACATCGCTCAACCAGCGCTGAGTATTTCAATTAAGAAGCTAGAACAGAGCTTGGGCGTAGAGCTGTTTCGACGAGAAGATAGAAAAGTCTCATTGACGGATGAAGGCACTGTTTTGTATGACCATGCAAAGCGGGTACTTCAGCAGCTCGACGATGCGCAGTTAGCCATTAATGAGTTAAAGGGCCTTGAAAAAGGAGAGGTTAGGCTCGGTGCTCCTAGCATGATGGGCTCGTACTTCTTCCCAGAAGTCTTGATGGCGTTTAAAAGCCGTTATCCAAACCTCAAGCTCACTCTTGTTGATGCAGGTACACGCTCAATTCGACAAATGCTGCTCGATGGTGAACTGGATATTGGCGTTATCAACGATGAAAATGTGCCTGATGATCTCGAAACTGACCATTTGTTACAGTCAGAAATGGTGGCGGTGGTGTCCAAAGATCATGAGTTTGCGCGGCGGAAATCAATCAGCTTTGAAGAGTTTTTTGACCATGAACTGGTGATGTTCAAGCCTGGTTACTTCCATCGAGACTTTATTGAAAACCAAGCGACCCAATGCCGCAAAGAGATGAAGTTTTCATTTGAAACTAACTTGTTGCCTATGATTCTGAGTATCGTCAAACATGAGTTTGCCATCACTGCACTACTGGAGCTAGTGACACAACATGAGAAAGATGTTGTTGCTGTCCCTTTTCATGACAGGGTTCGGCTTGATTTGGCGCTAGCGTGGCGAAAAGATGGATACCTATCAATAGCCGATAAAACCTTCATCGAGTTTGTGAAGCAATACGCCTAG
- the btuD gene encoding vitamin B12 ABC transporter ATP-binding protein BtuD: MIHVNSLSVGSRLLPLSFEVMPGEILHVIGPNGSGKSTLLSAVAGLLDFEGEAKIFDQKVKGASIEALSSTRAFLAQSDRPAFNLDVVHYLSLSLPALVSSNSSELTAVIEELATLLEIDDKLNRSIHHLSGGEWQRVRLCAICLQIWPTLNPHAKLLILDEPAAPLDIGQETLLYKLIQRVAEMGITVLMSNHDLNRTLKYADKALLLEKGVLQNVGAVDEVLSVAELSRVFRTQVKRVVVEGSPVLLFD; the protein is encoded by the coding sequence ATGATTCACGTTAATAGCCTTTCTGTTGGTTCGCGATTGCTACCACTTTCCTTTGAGGTGATGCCGGGAGAGATCCTACATGTGATTGGTCCTAACGGTAGTGGTAAAAGCACTTTGCTTTCCGCCGTCGCGGGGTTATTAGACTTTGAAGGCGAGGCGAAGATCTTCGACCAGAAGGTGAAAGGTGCCTCGATTGAAGCTTTATCAAGTACTCGGGCATTTTTGGCCCAAAGTGACCGACCTGCATTCAACCTTGATGTGGTGCATTACCTATCTTTGTCTTTACCAGCGCTAGTATCGTCTAATTCTTCTGAGCTAACCGCTGTGATTGAAGAGCTTGCGACTTTATTAGAGATTGATGACAAGCTAAATAGATCGATACATCATTTGTCTGGTGGTGAATGGCAGAGAGTCAGGCTTTGTGCGATCTGTTTGCAGATCTGGCCAACATTAAACCCCCACGCAAAATTACTGATTCTCGACGAGCCCGCAGCTCCCCTCGATATTGGTCAAGAAACACTTCTGTATAAACTGATACAGCGTGTCGCGGAAATGGGCATTACTGTGCTTATGTCTAATCACGATCTCAATCGTACACTTAAGTATGCGGATAAAGCACTGCTGCTAGAGAAAGGTGTACTGCAAAATGTTGGCGCAGTAGATGAGGTATTGTCTGTCGCCGAGTTATCGCGCGTATTTAGAACTCAGGTCAAGCGCGTTGTTGTCGAAGGTTCTCCCGTCCTTTTGTTTGATTAA
- a CDS encoding succinylglutamate desuccinylase translates to MTKTLFRQSFLFDSLDLEQEMPASEMTVAGGVVFKLHQRGVLEVIPANLSEESKHIIISCGIHGDETAPMEIVDKIITDIQTGFQPVTERLLFINAHPEATNAHTRFIEMNLNRLFDDKEYEPSKELEIAKDLKRVVTEFYQGTPQDKRWHLDLHCAIRLSKHYSFVVSPKVRHPVRSEALMEFVSSAHLEAVMFSNAPSSTFSWFSAENFGAQALTVELGRVAKIGENELDKLVAFDLALRDLVSSSESEHLPRKPIMYRVSRTIVRIHDDFDFLFDDNVENFTAFKHGEVFGHDGDKPLMAKNEGEAIVFPNRHVAIGQRAALMVCPVKTRYEEGQIVYD, encoded by the coding sequence ATGACGAAAACCCTCTTTCGCCAATCTTTTCTTTTTGACAGCTTAGACTTAGAACAAGAGATGCCAGCAAGTGAGATGACAGTTGCTGGTGGAGTTGTCTTTAAATTACATCAACGTGGTGTGCTGGAGGTGATTCCAGCGAATCTTTCTGAAGAGAGTAAGCACATCATTATTTCGTGTGGTATTCATGGCGATGAAACCGCACCGATGGAAATTGTCGATAAAATCATTACAGACATTCAAACTGGTTTTCAGCCTGTTACTGAACGGCTGCTGTTTATCAACGCTCACCCAGAAGCGACCAATGCTCATACACGATTTATCGAAATGAATCTAAATCGTCTTTTTGATGATAAAGAGTATGAACCATCAAAAGAGCTTGAGATCGCGAAGGATCTTAAGCGAGTCGTCACCGAGTTTTATCAAGGTACGCCGCAAGATAAACGTTGGCACTTGGACTTACATTGTGCGATTCGCTTATCGAAGCATTACTCATTTGTCGTTAGTCCTAAAGTTCGCCACCCAGTTCGTAGCGAAGCCTTGATGGAGTTTGTCTCTAGCGCGCATTTAGAAGCGGTAATGTTCTCTAACGCGCCTTCAAGTACCTTTAGTTGGTTCAGTGCTGAGAACTTTGGTGCTCAAGCTCTGACGGTGGAACTAGGTCGAGTGGCTAAAATTGGCGAAAATGAGTTAGATAAACTCGTCGCGTTTGACTTAGCGTTACGCGACCTCGTCTCAAGCAGCGAATCTGAGCATTTACCACGTAAACCGATCATGTATCGTGTAAGCCGCACAATCGTGCGAATTCACGATGATTTTGATTTCCTCTTTGACGATAACGTCGAAAACTTTACCGCATTTAAGCATGGCGAAGTGTTTGGCCATGATGGGGATAAACCATTAATGGCGAAAAATGAAGGAGAGGCGATTGTCTTTCCCAACCGACATGTTGCAATTGGTCAACGCGCGGCATTGATGGTCTGTCCGGTGAAAACTCGCTATGAAGAAGGGCAGATAGTATACGACTAA
- a CDS encoding DUF1415 domain-containing protein, giving the protein MTTNSSTRTDVEQVKSAVNQWLNDVVIGLNLCPFAAKPQRNKQIKIFVSEANKEEALLEDILAQLMELDATEPEELETTLVAVPNMLSDFYDYNLFIDWIEALIRQQEWEGIFQLATFHPDYCFGGAEPEDDENLTNRSPYPVFHLIREESMEKVLKHYPNPEAIPDSNIARVESLTNDERRKLFPYLFR; this is encoded by the coding sequence ATGACCACCAATAGCTCAACCCGAACTGATGTCGAACAAGTAAAAAGCGCCGTTAATCAGTGGCTCAATGATGTCGTGATCGGTCTTAACCTATGCCCTTTTGCCGCAAAGCCGCAACGTAATAAGCAGATCAAAATCTTTGTTAGTGAAGCGAACAAAGAAGAGGCATTACTTGAAGATATCCTAGCCCAACTGATGGAGCTAGATGCAACCGAGCCTGAAGAACTAGAAACAACGCTCGTTGCTGTTCCTAATATGTTGAGCGACTTTTACGACTACAACTTGTTTATAGATTGGATTGAAGCACTCATCCGACAGCAAGAGTGGGAAGGTATTTTTCAATTGGCGACCTTCCACCCTGATTACTGCTTTGGCGGCGCAGAACCAGAAGACGATGAAAACCTCACCAATCGCTCACCGTACCCGGTGTTTCACCTTATACGTGAAGAGAGTATGGAAAAAGTCCTCAAGCACTACCCTAACCCTGAGGCGATACCGGATAGCAACATAGCAAGAGTGGAGTCACTTACTAACGATGAGCGTAGAAAGCTTTTCCCTTATTTGTTTCGTTAA
- a CDS encoding M3 family oligoendopeptidase yields the protein MTAPSWNLSIAYQNLNDPKIEQDIELIKQCIQALGAHVDNRESVSVTQNAIQTSEAAGKLLSTINTFAQCHASIDATDALAKGLVGRVAKLSSELSQAFAPYEDTLTNAPDNFIDDVLSHESPDVAGQAFQIDCTRKLAATKLSVAEEQLLTAMEVDGRDAWSRLYDNITGSLQVTLADGQESKVGFSQAASILYGTDFEQQEPAWRGIQSAMKDNQESFAAILNALAGWRLTEYQKRSTKQDVHFLDPSLHGSRIQAATLDAMMSTAKDNRGIGQKAGQLMARVHGLQQMRPWNHLAGMPSLTEAEPTVYSFDQAIEIIRAAFAQVDAEMAEFVDLMIENGWIDAEPTENRRLGAYCTKFAATRTPLVFMTWGGSRSDLLTLAHELGHAFHNWVMRDMPLCQTRYPMTLAETASIFAENVVRDYLLEQVANREEKLEMLWEELSSCYALMVNIPVRFEFEKRFYEQRNEGELTASQLCELMSDTWSEWYGDSMSEPDPYFWASKLHFSISEVSFYNYPYLFGYLFSIGVYAQRESKGERFYSDYVNLLRDTGSMMAEEVVDKHLGMDLSQADFWQQSIDRVKAKIDEFELLLDQK from the coding sequence ATGACCGCACCTAGCTGGAATTTATCCATCGCTTATCAAAACCTTAATGACCCAAAAATTGAACAAGATATTGAATTGATCAAACAGTGTATTCAAGCTCTTGGCGCGCACGTAGACAATCGTGAGTCGGTATCTGTGACACAAAATGCCATTCAAACCAGTGAAGCAGCAGGCAAGCTACTGTCGACAATCAATACTTTTGCTCAGTGTCATGCCTCTATTGATGCGACTGACGCTCTGGCAAAAGGGCTAGTGGGGAGAGTAGCAAAACTAAGCTCTGAGCTATCTCAAGCATTTGCCCCTTACGAAGATACGCTGACCAACGCTCCAGATAACTTCATTGATGATGTTCTAAGTCATGAAAGCCCAGATGTTGCTGGTCAGGCATTTCAGATTGATTGTACTCGTAAGCTCGCAGCTACCAAGCTTAGTGTGGCTGAAGAGCAGTTGCTTACGGCCATGGAAGTCGATGGACGTGATGCGTGGAGCAGACTGTACGACAATATCACCGGGTCGTTGCAAGTCACGCTAGCAGATGGACAAGAAAGCAAAGTCGGTTTCTCGCAAGCCGCTAGTATCTTGTACGGAACTGACTTTGAACAGCAAGAGCCAGCTTGGCGTGGTATCCAATCTGCGATGAAAGACAACCAAGAGTCATTCGCGGCAATTTTAAATGCTCTGGCAGGTTGGCGACTCACTGAATACCAAAAACGTTCGACGAAGCAAGACGTCCATTTCTTAGACCCAAGTTTGCATGGTAGCCGAATTCAAGCGGCGACGCTGGACGCTATGATGTCGACTGCAAAAGACAATCGCGGTATTGGACAAAAAGCAGGGCAGTTGATGGCGCGAGTTCACGGGCTGCAACAGATGCGTCCTTGGAACCACCTTGCTGGAATGCCGAGCTTAACTGAGGCAGAACCAACGGTTTATAGTTTTGACCAAGCGATTGAGATCATTCGTGCTGCCTTTGCACAAGTGGACGCCGAGATGGCAGAATTTGTCGATTTAATGATTGAAAACGGTTGGATTGATGCTGAGCCAACAGAGAACCGACGTTTAGGCGCTTACTGCACCAAATTCGCTGCGACACGCACACCTCTGGTGTTTATGACTTGGGGTGGCAGTCGCTCAGATCTTCTTACACTTGCACATGAACTCGGCCATGCATTCCACAACTGGGTTATGCGCGATATGCCTCTTTGCCAGACTCGCTACCCAATGACGTTAGCAGAGACGGCGTCTATTTTTGCTGAGAACGTGGTCCGTGATTACTTGTTAGAACAAGTGGCAAATCGCGAAGAAAAGTTAGAAATGCTGTGGGAAGAGCTTTCAAGTTGCTATGCACTAATGGTGAATATTCCAGTCCGCTTCGAGTTTGAAAAACGTTTCTATGAGCAGCGCAATGAAGGTGAACTGACCGCATCGCAGTTGTGTGAACTGATGAGCGACACGTGGAGCGAATGGTATGGTGACTCCATGTCAGAGCCAGATCCATATTTCTGGGCAAGCAAGCTGCATTTTTCTATCTCTGAGGTGAGCTTCTACAACTATCCATACTTGTTTGGTTACCTATTTAGTATTGGCGTTTATGCCCAGCGTGAAAGCAAAGGTGAGCGTTTCTACAGCGACTACGTTAACCTGTTGCGCGACACTGGTTCCATGATGGCTGAAGAGGTAGTAGATAAACATCTTGGCATGGATTTATCACAAGCGGATTTCTGGCAACAGAGCATCGATCGAGTAAAAGCGAAGATTGATGAGTTTGAATTGTTGCTAGATCAAAAATAA